The proteins below come from a single Arthrobacter sp. zg-Y1171 genomic window:
- a CDS encoding S9 family peptidase, with the protein MKPCDLPLLNSLSAPAVHPDALHCVVSVTRPDFTADAYTGQLWRVPLTQGGRPRRLTRGFRDTSPKYSPDGSSLGFLRAAPGEPAQLFILGAGSGEPVRLTDALLGVSWFNFSPDGRSVVFSARVPEEGRYGTTDGVGSAAEDPRLITTFKYRMNGVGYTGDKPVQIFHLLLPDLDVEPHIEPRGRANDGGESGKGLPEAVQLTSDAADHLQPVFTADGGRILFTSSPDLDASLVSDVFSIHPDGTGLTRLTNHDAGNPLTVSDPVESTNGHWLFYLGQEVSVTGTDFVARNTALYAAPAADPTAVRRLTDPESTDLAEGTVVPHHDAEVLVFRRTRGAGELLAVDPRGRVEVLVAGPRVVETAGSAGGTVVVGYTDPRTAGDLAVVDAGGLRPITDFSDALRRETAVALPVEETHPSGGGYPVHGWLALPEGPGPHPVLLNIHGGPFAQYGWGYFDETQVYTNAGYAVLMCNPRGSAGYGQAHGRSIKEAMGTLDLADVLAFVDGALAAHPELDGSRLGIMGGSYGGYLTAWTIAHDHRFTAAVVERGFLDPLSFVGSADIGWFFSAGYTGTDPAAVQAQSPMACVDSVRTPTFVVHSEEDLRCPVEQAQRYYTALKLRSVPTELLLFPGENHELSRSGTPWHRRRRFEHLLAWWARWLPTPQNPAPEQARTPEPARA; encoded by the coding sequence GTGAAACCATGTGACCTGCCTCTCCTGAATTCCCTGTCCGCTCCGGCCGTCCATCCCGATGCCCTGCACTGCGTGGTCTCAGTGACCCGGCCGGACTTCACCGCCGATGCCTATACCGGGCAGCTGTGGCGGGTTCCCCTGACGCAGGGAGGCCGGCCGCGCCGGCTCACCCGCGGTTTCCGGGACACGTCGCCGAAGTACAGTCCCGACGGTTCCAGCCTCGGGTTCCTGCGTGCGGCACCGGGGGAGCCGGCCCAGCTGTTCATCCTCGGTGCCGGCAGCGGGGAGCCCGTCCGGCTGACTGACGCATTGCTGGGCGTATCCTGGTTCAATTTCTCGCCGGACGGCCGCAGCGTGGTGTTTTCCGCCCGCGTACCGGAGGAAGGCCGGTACGGAACCACGGACGGCGTGGGTTCCGCCGCTGAGGATCCCCGGCTCATCACCACCTTCAAATACCGGATGAACGGGGTGGGCTACACCGGCGACAAGCCCGTGCAGATCTTCCACTTGCTCTTGCCGGACCTCGACGTCGAGCCGCACATCGAGCCGCGGGGCCGGGCCAACGACGGCGGCGAGTCCGGAAAGGGCCTGCCCGAGGCCGTCCAGCTGACTTCCGACGCAGCAGACCATCTGCAGCCGGTGTTCACGGCGGACGGCGGCCGGATCCTGTTCACGTCCTCCCCGGATCTGGATGCGTCCCTGGTGTCCGATGTCTTCAGCATCCACCCCGACGGCACCGGCCTGACCCGGCTTACCAACCACGACGCCGGCAACCCGCTGACGGTTTCGGACCCGGTGGAGAGCACCAACGGGCACTGGCTGTTCTATCTGGGCCAGGAGGTTTCCGTCACCGGCACCGATTTCGTCGCCCGGAACACCGCACTGTATGCGGCCCCGGCAGCGGATCCAACGGCAGTGCGCCGACTGACGGATCCGGAGAGCACTGACCTCGCAGAGGGTACCGTGGTGCCGCACCACGACGCCGAGGTGCTGGTCTTTCGCCGGACGCGCGGGGCAGGTGAACTCCTGGCCGTGGATCCGCGCGGACGCGTGGAAGTCCTGGTGGCGGGGCCCCGGGTCGTGGAAACGGCCGGGTCCGCGGGCGGCACAGTGGTGGTCGGCTACACCGACCCGCGGACGGCCGGCGACCTCGCCGTCGTCGACGCCGGCGGCCTCCGCCCCATCACGGACTTCTCCGACGCGCTGCGCCGGGAAACCGCAGTGGCGCTGCCGGTGGAGGAAACCCATCCCTCCGGGGGCGGCTATCCCGTGCACGGCTGGCTGGCGCTGCCCGAGGGGCCCGGCCCGCACCCGGTGCTGCTGAACATCCACGGCGGTCCGTTCGCCCAGTACGGCTGGGGCTATTTCGACGAGACACAGGTCTACACCAACGCCGGTTACGCGGTGCTGATGTGCAACCCCCGCGGGTCAGCCGGCTACGGGCAGGCGCACGGCCGAAGCATCAAGGAAGCCATGGGCACCCTGGACCTGGCCGACGTGCTGGCGTTCGTGGACGGTGCGCTGGCCGCGCATCCGGAACTGGACGGAAGCCGGCTGGGTATCATGGGCGGATCCTACGGCGGCTATCTCACGGCATGGACCATCGCGCACGACCACCGGTTCACTGCCGCCGTGGTGGAACGCGGCTTCCTGGATCCCCTGTCCTTTGTCGGCTCCGCGGACATCGGCTGGTTCTTCAGCGCCGGCTACACCGGCACGGATCCGGCCGCCGTGCAGGCGCAGAGCCCGATGGCGTGCGTGGACTCCGTCCGCACCCCCACGTTCGTGGTCCATTCCGAAGAGGACCTGCGCTGTCCGGTGGAGCAGGCCCAGCGGTATTACACCGCCTTAAAGCTGCGGTCGGTGCCTACCGAGCTGCTGCTCTTCCCGGGCGAAAACCACGAGCTTTCACGCAGCGGCACGCCGTGGCACCGGCGGCGCCGCTTCGAGCATCTGCTCGCATGGTGGGCCCGCTGGCTGCCGACGCCGCAGAACCCGGCCCCGGAGCAGGCCCGCACGCCGGAGCCTGCGCGTGCCTAG
- a CDS encoding peptide deformylase: MPTDSTALLRDLVLPMLEQELVPIVQLGHPALRREALPFDGELDAAELDALVALMRRVMHAAPGVGLAAPQLGIPLQIAVLEDTFDAGAEASALRERVPLPFFTIINPRYEADGDETAAFFEGCLSFEGYQGVVRRPRSVVLDYTDLQSRQRMERFSGWQARIVQHETDHLFGTVYVDKMLPRSLCSNAEYARRWAAPGIGEAQRILGF; the protein is encoded by the coding sequence GTGCCCACAGATTCCACCGCCCTGCTGCGCGACCTGGTCCTGCCGATGCTTGAGCAGGAGCTCGTGCCGATAGTCCAACTGGGGCACCCCGCCCTCCGCCGTGAGGCGCTGCCCTTCGACGGCGAACTGGACGCCGCCGAACTGGACGCTCTCGTTGCGCTCATGCGCCGGGTCATGCATGCCGCCCCCGGCGTGGGACTGGCTGCACCCCAACTGGGTATTCCGCTCCAGATCGCGGTGCTGGAAGACACCTTCGACGCCGGTGCCGAAGCCTCCGCCCTCCGGGAGCGGGTTCCCCTGCCGTTCTTCACCATCATCAATCCCCGGTACGAAGCCGACGGAGACGAGACCGCCGCGTTCTTCGAAGGCTGCCTGTCCTTCGAGGGCTACCAAGGCGTGGTCCGCCGGCCCCGTTCCGTGGTGCTGGACTACACCGACCTGCAGTCCCGGCAGCGCATGGAGCGCTTCAGCGGCTGGCAGGCGCGGATAGTCCAGCATGAAACGGACCATCTCTTCGGAACCGTGTACGTGGACAAGATGCTTCCCCGGTCCCTGTGCAGCAACGCCGAATACGCCCGCCGCTGGGCCGCACCGGGTATCGGCGAGGCCCAGCGGATACTGGGTTTCTAG
- a CDS encoding heme-binding protein — MTEQQTYSVLGRYPGFELRHYPAHLVAQVTVNAGFQVAGNAGFRHLYAYISGRNSFLLPPEQAPSGTDGQILAMTAPVLLEPSPIPGAFCVAFVLPAELTAAAAPVPEDPAVSIVSVPGQTAVAAAFSGRWSEANYQSHLHTLLAAVSAEGFSPLGGPRFARFDPPFRPWFLRRNEVVQDVEGPGD; from the coding sequence ATGACCGAGCAGCAGACGTACAGCGTCCTGGGGCGGTATCCGGGTTTCGAGTTGCGCCATTACCCCGCGCACCTCGTGGCCCAGGTCACCGTGAACGCAGGCTTCCAGGTGGCGGGCAATGCCGGCTTCCGGCACCTCTACGCGTACATCAGCGGGAGGAACTCGTTCCTGCTCCCGCCGGAACAGGCGCCGTCCGGTACCGACGGACAGATCCTGGCGATGACGGCTCCGGTCCTGCTGGAGCCAAGCCCGATTCCGGGTGCCTTCTGCGTGGCCTTCGTCCTGCCCGCGGAGCTGACTGCTGCCGCCGCCCCGGTACCTGAGGATCCGGCCGTCAGCATTGTTTCGGTGCCGGGTCAGACGGCGGTTGCTGCGGCGTTTTCCGGCCGCTGGAGCGAAGCCAACTACCAAAGCCATCTCCATACCCTGCTGGCTGCAGTATCTGCCGAAGGGTTCTCCCCTCTGGGCGGTCCGCGCTTCGCGCGGTTCGACCCGCCGTTCCGGCCGTGGTTCCTGCGCCGCAATGAAGTGGTTCAGGACGTGGAGGGGCCGGGGGATTGA
- a CDS encoding RNA polymerase-binding protein RbpA, which produces MSDRSLRGMRLGAQSMETESGVEPAPRQRVEYRCEDGERVFVTFAAEADVPPVWISKTGKEALLVDGEKPDTSNDKPVRTHWDMLLERRSIEELETILQDRLTILRERRGERTSA; this is translated from the coding sequence ATGAGCGATCGTAGCCTGCGGGGTATGCGCCTGGGCGCGCAGAGCATGGAGACTGAATCCGGTGTGGAGCCGGCTCCCCGCCAGCGGGTGGAATACCGCTGTGAGGACGGCGAGCGTGTTTTCGTAACTTTCGCTGCCGAAGCGGACGTTCCTCCGGTCTGGATCTCCAAGACCGGCAAGGAAGCGCTTCTGGTGGACGGCGAGAAGCCGGACACCAGCAACGACAAGCCGGTGCGGACGCACTGGGACATGCTGCTGGAACGACGCAGCATCGAGGAACTTGAAACGATCCTCCAGGACCGCCTGACGATCCTGCGCGAACGCCGCGGAGAGCGCACCAGCGCCTAG
- a CDS encoding polyprenol monophosphomannose synthase, with protein sequence MRVLTIIPTYNEIESLPITLKRLRDAVPDSDVLIADDNSPDGTGGYADEAAANDPKVHVLHRKGKEGLGAAYIAGFRWGLERGYDILVEMDADGSHRPEELPRLLEASKAGADLVIGSRWVTGGSVVNWPFHRKLLSRAGSTYSRFMLGIPVRDITAGYRAFRRGTLEQLDLGAVESVGYGFQVDMTFRVARLGLKITEVPITFVERELGDSKMSGNIVVEAMANVTRWGLTARWRKLTGRG encoded by the coding sequence GTGCGTGTCCTGACTATCATCCCCACTTACAACGAGATCGAGTCGCTCCCCATCACACTGAAGCGGCTGCGGGACGCAGTTCCAGATTCGGATGTACTGATCGCGGACGATAACAGCCCGGACGGCACCGGCGGCTACGCCGACGAAGCCGCTGCCAACGATCCGAAGGTGCATGTGCTGCACCGCAAGGGCAAGGAAGGGCTCGGAGCTGCGTACATTGCCGGCTTCCGATGGGGCCTGGAACGCGGCTACGACATCCTGGTCGAAATGGACGCCGACGGTTCGCACCGCCCGGAGGAGCTGCCCCGCCTGCTTGAAGCCTCCAAGGCAGGTGCCGACCTCGTCATCGGTTCCCGCTGGGTCACCGGGGGATCGGTGGTCAACTGGCCGTTCCACCGAAAGCTGCTTTCCCGCGCCGGCAGCACCTACTCGCGGTTCATGCTGGGCATCCCTGTCCGGGACATCACCGCAGGCTACCGGGCCTTCCGCCGCGGCACGCTGGAGCAGCTGGACCTGGGCGCCGTCGAGTCCGTCGGCTACGGCTTCCAGGTGGACATGACCTTCCGCGTGGCACGCCTGGGCCTGAAGATCACCGAGGTGCCGATCACCTTCGTCGAACGCGAACTCGGTGACTCCAAGATGAGCGGCAACATTGTCGTTGAGGCAATGGCCAATGTGACCCGCTGGGGTCTGACCGCCCGCTGGCGGAAGCTCACCGGACGCGGCTGA
- a CDS encoding NfeD family protein, which yields MQDVFEWMLSYGWALWLVLFLGFAAVEALTLDLFFGMLAVGALAAMLASFFAAPLFLQVVVFAVVSVLMIGVVRPVALKHLQKGDKDQLSNIDRIIGAPALTLESVTGSSGTVKIGGDTWTARSVDGSPLPAGVEVSVARIEGATALVQAAGTETKAAS from the coding sequence ATGCAGGATGTCTTCGAATGGATGCTCAGCTACGGCTGGGCCCTCTGGTTGGTGCTTTTCCTCGGATTCGCCGCCGTGGAGGCCCTTACCCTGGACCTGTTCTTCGGCATGCTCGCCGTGGGCGCCCTGGCCGCTATGCTGGCGTCGTTCTTCGCCGCCCCGCTCTTCCTGCAGGTGGTGGTGTTCGCGGTGGTCTCCGTACTCATGATCGGCGTAGTCCGTCCGGTCGCCCTGAAGCACCTGCAGAAGGGCGACAAGGACCAGTTGTCCAATATCGACCGGATAATAGGCGCGCCTGCGCTGACGCTGGAATCCGTGACGGGTTCCTCCGGAACGGTGAAAATCGGCGGCGACACGTGGACTGCCCGCAGCGTTGACGGATCCCCGCTTCCCGCGGGCGTCGAGGTCAGCGTCGCACGCATCGAGGGTGCCACCGCCCTGGTCCAGGCTGCGGGAACGGAAACAAAAGCGGCATCCTGA
- a CDS encoding SPFH domain-containing protein codes for MSGTAVLVILAVLVIFVLVILVKAVKIVPQARAGVVERLGKYQRTLNPGLTILVPFVDRMLPLLDLREQVVSFPPQQVITEDSLVVSIDTVVYFQVTDARAATYEIANYIQAVEQLTTTTLRNVVGGLNLEEALTSRDQINGQLRGVLDDATGRWGIRVSRVELKAIEPPLSIQDSMEKQMRAERERRATILTAEGTKQSQILTAEGRRQAAILAAEGDAKAAILRADGEAQAIAKVFDAIHKGNPDQKLLAYQYLQTLPKLAEGTSNKLWIIPSELGEALKGVGSALGDFVPDAAMHSSNGSTPAQAAGPAAGA; via the coding sequence ATGAGTGGAACAGCAGTCCTAGTAATTCTCGCCGTCCTGGTGATCTTTGTACTGGTCATCCTGGTCAAGGCGGTCAAGATCGTCCCGCAGGCCCGGGCAGGCGTGGTGGAACGGCTTGGCAAGTACCAGCGCACATTGAATCCCGGCCTGACCATCCTGGTTCCTTTTGTGGACCGGATGCTGCCCCTGCTGGACCTGCGTGAGCAGGTAGTGTCTTTCCCTCCGCAGCAGGTCATCACCGAGGACTCCCTCGTGGTTTCCATCGATACCGTGGTCTACTTCCAGGTCACCGACGCCCGGGCAGCCACCTATGAGATCGCGAACTACATCCAGGCAGTGGAACAGCTGACCACCACCACGCTCCGCAACGTGGTGGGCGGCCTCAACCTGGAAGAGGCGCTGACCTCCCGTGACCAGATCAACGGCCAGCTGCGCGGCGTCCTGGACGACGCCACCGGCCGCTGGGGCATCCGGGTCTCCCGGGTGGAGCTCAAGGCCATTGAACCGCCCCTGTCGATCCAGGATTCCATGGAGAAGCAGATGCGGGCCGAGCGGGAACGGCGCGCAACCATCCTGACGGCCGAAGGCACCAAGCAGTCGCAGATCCTCACCGCCGAAGGCCGCCGGCAGGCCGCCATCCTCGCTGCCGAGGGTGACGCCAAAGCCGCGATCCTCCGGGCCGACGGCGAGGCCCAGGCCATCGCCAAGGTCTTCGATGCCATCCACAAGGGCAATCCGGACCAGAAGCTCCTGGCCTACCAGTACCTGCAGACCCTGCCGAAGCTGGCCGAAGGCACGTCCAACAAACTGTGGATCATTCCCAGCGAGCTCGGCGAAGCCCTCAAGGGTGTCGGCAGCGCACTGGGCGACTTTGTGCCGGACGCGGCCATGCACTCATCCAACGGGAGCACCCCGGCCCAGGCCGCCGGCCCTGCAGCCGGAGCCTAG
- a CDS encoding DUF4193 domain-containing protein, producing MATDYDAPRVKEEDQHTDSLEGLKAQQRGGAMTAVIDVEESDAIDGFDLPGADLSGEELLIKVVPPQADEFTCMSCFLVRHRSQIAREKNGEAYCVDCEG from the coding sequence ATGGCTACCGATTACGATGCCCCGCGCGTCAAGGAAGAAGACCAGCACACAGACTCCCTCGAGGGTCTGAAAGCTCAGCAGCGTGGCGGAGCGATGACAGCAGTCATCGATGTCGAAGAGTCAGACGCCATTGACGGTTTTGACCTTCCGGGTGCGGATCTTTCCGGCGAGGAACTGCTCATCAAGGTGGTTCCCCCGCAGGCAGACGAGTTCACCTGCATGTCCTGCTTCCTCGTACGCCACCGTTCGCAGATTGCCCGCGAAAAAAACGGCGAGGCCTACTGCGTGGACTGCGAGGGCTAG
- a CDS encoding putative RNA methyltransferase yields MPSLPLLVCPVCGSSLEPDSGNRSLSCAAGHRYDAAKQGYFNLLTGGGTKFQADTAAMVQARTDFLAAGHYQPMAAELARLVSAAAPHAGAVLDAGAGTGYYLAEVLRPLPGAAAVALDISKYALRRAARALPGSYALVWDVWRRLPLRDASVDVVLNVFAPRNPSEFRRVLAPGGILAVVTPQPGHLQEIRAGAAMLGIAAEKEERVSASLSPGFSPVQTAQCTYSMQLGKADVRNAVMMGPSARHLEPSALEQTLAGLPDPVEVTASFTLQIFRAD; encoded by the coding sequence ATGCCTTCCCTGCCGCTGCTGGTCTGTCCCGTCTGTGGCAGCAGCCTCGAACCCGATTCGGGCAACCGTTCCCTCAGCTGCGCTGCCGGCCATCGATATGATGCGGCCAAGCAGGGCTACTTCAATCTCCTCACAGGCGGCGGCACCAAGTTCCAGGCCGACACTGCCGCCATGGTGCAGGCCCGCACGGACTTCCTCGCGGCCGGGCACTACCAACCCATGGCGGCCGAGCTGGCACGCCTCGTATCGGCAGCAGCACCTCACGCAGGAGCGGTTCTCGACGCCGGCGCCGGCACGGGCTACTACCTCGCCGAGGTGCTTCGGCCGCTTCCCGGGGCCGCCGCGGTGGCACTGGACATTTCCAAGTACGCGCTGCGCCGTGCGGCCCGTGCGCTGCCGGGAAGCTACGCACTGGTGTGGGACGTCTGGCGGCGGCTACCGCTGCGGGATGCCTCCGTGGATGTGGTCCTGAACGTCTTCGCGCCGAGGAACCCGTCCGAATTCCGCCGTGTCCTGGCTCCTGGCGGCATCCTGGCAGTGGTGACTCCGCAGCCTGGGCACCTGCAGGAAATCAGGGCAGGCGCGGCGATGCTGGGTATCGCCGCCGAAAAGGAAGAACGGGTCAGCGCGTCCCTGTCGCCCGGTTTCTCTCCCGTGCAGACCGCACAGTGCACGTACTCCATGCAGCTGGGCAAAGCGGACGTTCGAAACGCCGTGATGATGGGTCCCTCCGCCCGGCACCTGGAGCCGTCTGCCCTTGAACAGACCCTGGCCGGCCTGCCCGACCCCGTCGAGGTGACTGCGTCCTTCACCCTGCAGATCTTCCGCGCGGACTGA
- a CDS encoding class I SAM-dependent methyltransferase, protein MTDTQTSPDRELKAKLRAVWALGNYPAVASEIIPGLGPVLVEACGVTDRDEVLDIAAGTGNAAIPAAETGAAVTASDLTPELLESGKRIAQSRGAYLNWVVADAESLPFADGSFDAVISCVGVMFAPHHGPAASEMVRVCRPGGRIGLINWTPEGFIGRMFAAMKPYAPPPPPGAEPPPLWGNPEHVESLLAGKVRNFTAERRTLRVDRFATPEEFLGFFKANYGPTIAVYKSLGDSPDRAAALDQELLELASRFSAGTGNTAMDWEYWLVTARRA, encoded by the coding sequence ATGACGGACACACAAACCAGCCCCGACCGGGAACTGAAGGCGAAGCTCCGGGCGGTATGGGCGCTCGGGAACTATCCGGCCGTGGCCAGCGAGATCATTCCCGGCCTGGGACCGGTGCTGGTGGAGGCCTGCGGTGTTACGGACCGGGATGAGGTCTTGGACATCGCGGCGGGTACGGGCAACGCAGCAATTCCGGCGGCGGAGACCGGCGCCGCCGTGACAGCCTCGGACCTGACACCGGAACTCCTAGAATCGGGCAAACGGATAGCGCAGTCCCGGGGTGCGTACCTGAACTGGGTGGTGGCCGACGCCGAATCGCTTCCGTTCGCGGACGGCTCCTTCGACGCGGTGATCTCCTGCGTCGGAGTGATGTTCGCTCCGCACCACGGGCCGGCGGCGTCGGAAATGGTGCGTGTGTGCCGGCCCGGCGGAAGGATCGGGCTGATCAACTGGACCCCGGAAGGATTCATCGGGCGCATGTTCGCCGCCATGAAGCCGTACGCGCCGCCTCCGCCTCCCGGAGCGGAGCCGCCGCCGTTGTGGGGAAACCCCGAGCATGTGGAGTCTCTCCTGGCGGGCAAGGTGCGGAATTTCACCGCCGAACGCCGGACCCTTCGTGTTGACCGGTTCGCGACGCCGGAGGAATTCCTGGGCTTTTTCAAAGCGAACTACGGTCCCACCATCGCCGTGTACAAATCGCTCGGGGACAGCCCGGACCGCGCTGCAGCACTGGATCAGGAACTGCTGGAACTGGCGAGCCGGTTCAGCGCCGGCACGGGCAACACGGCCATGGACTGGGAGTACTGGCTGGTCACGGCGCGGCGCGCCTAG
- a CDS encoding amidohydrolase has product MNGSPIPSARTLTLYRNGSVYSAGDPFATAMLVDGDTVAWVGSEQAATSIQDSKMDVVDLQGALVAPGFVDSHVHTTELGMSLVTLDLSGCTSLDDLLDKVRDHAAGTTGLILGSNWDESRWPERRAPTAAELDAASGNRAVYLSRSDVHCAAVSGTLAAELRLQEYDGWDNGFVVRAAHDAARTVARDADPDQRGVFQLAALKHAASRGVVAVAEMAAPHIAPPEDLRRLLGLDGPLSDEALPQILPYWGQLAESEAQVAGLVDFFEGRLLGLAGDLNIDGSFGARTAALREPYADRPDTSGTMYLTPEQAGRHLELMTKAGLQGGFHVIGDAGMDTALAGLRLAAEAVGEAAVRAAHHRLEHAELTDDAAIAELLRFGVTVSLQPGFDAAWGHPGGLYEQRLGDRRGNMNRMASLLSAGVPVALGSDTPVLPLDPWSGVRAAVSHSNPKERVSARAAFIGHTRAGWRAAGESNFMRGQLAAGAPASFALWEVQELMVQTPDANVSAWSTDPRAGTPLLPALDNGDEPRCLQTVHNGKELYRAPDLA; this is encoded by the coding sequence TTGAACGGCAGTCCCATCCCGAGCGCCCGCACCCTGACGCTCTACCGCAACGGTTCGGTCTACAGCGCCGGCGATCCCTTTGCCACCGCAATGCTGGTCGACGGCGATACCGTCGCCTGGGTGGGGTCGGAACAGGCCGCCACCTCCATCCAGGACAGCAAGATGGACGTAGTGGACCTGCAGGGCGCATTGGTGGCGCCCGGATTCGTGGATTCCCACGTCCACACCACCGAGCTGGGCATGTCCCTGGTGACGCTGGATCTGAGCGGATGCACCTCCCTCGACGATTTGCTGGACAAGGTCCGGGACCATGCGGCGGGGACCACGGGCCTGATCCTGGGGTCCAACTGGGACGAGTCGCGCTGGCCGGAACGGCGCGCGCCCACCGCGGCCGAGCTCGACGCAGCCTCCGGCAACCGCGCCGTATACCTCTCCCGCTCCGATGTGCACTGTGCGGCCGTCTCCGGCACGCTGGCGGCCGAACTCCGGCTGCAGGAGTACGACGGCTGGGACAACGGCTTCGTCGTCCGTGCCGCGCACGACGCCGCGCGCACCGTAGCGCGCGACGCCGATCCGGACCAGCGCGGCGTCTTCCAGCTGGCTGCCCTGAAGCATGCGGCCTCCCGCGGGGTGGTGGCAGTCGCGGAAATGGCCGCCCCGCACATTGCGCCGCCGGAGGACCTGCGCCGGTTGCTGGGCCTGGACGGTCCCCTCAGCGACGAGGCGCTGCCGCAGATCCTGCCGTACTGGGGCCAGCTGGCCGAAAGCGAGGCGCAGGTAGCCGGACTGGTGGACTTCTTTGAGGGCCGGCTGCTGGGCCTCGCCGGCGACCTGAACATCGACGGGTCCTTCGGTGCCCGGACGGCTGCGCTGCGCGAGCCCTACGCCGACCGGCCCGACACGAGCGGCACCATGTACCTGACTCCGGAACAGGCCGGGCGGCACTTGGAGCTCATGACGAAGGCCGGACTGCAGGGCGGTTTCCACGTCATTGGCGACGCAGGGATGGACACGGCGCTGGCCGGGCTCCGCCTCGCTGCCGAGGCCGTCGGGGAAGCAGCCGTCCGGGCTGCCCACCACCGGCTGGAACATGCGGAACTGACTGATGACGCCGCCATTGCCGAACTGCTGCGCTTCGGCGTCACTGTCAGCCTGCAGCCCGGGTTCGATGCTGCATGGGGCCATCCCGGCGGACTGTATGAACAGCGTCTGGGGGACAGGCGCGGAAATATGAACCGGATGGCCTCGCTGCTCTCCGCCGGTGTGCCCGTTGCCCTGGGCTCCGACACTCCCGTCCTGCCGTTGGATCCCTGGTCCGGTGTGCGCGCCGCTGTGTCCCATTCCAACCCGAAGGAGCGGGTCTCGGCGCGGGCGGCGTTTATCGGCCATACCCGTGCCGGTTGGCGTGCGGCAGGGGAGAGCAATTTCATGCGGGGCCAGCTGGCCGCCGGAGCACCGGCGTCCTTTGCGCTCTGGGAAGTGCAGGAACTGATGGTCCAGACGCCGGATGCGAACGTATCCGCGTGGAGCACGGATCCGCGCGCCGGCACGCCGCTGCTGCCCGCGCTGGACAACGGAGACGAGCCGCGCTGCCTGCAGACGGTCCACAACGGCAAAGAACTGTACCGCGCTCCGGATCTTGCCTGA
- a CDS encoding cytidine deaminase — MPTSLPPSALPLTPADRALVDLARCTIDAATDAGPDEDGIHTMGAAVRTADGGMHAGVNLYHFTGGPCAELVALGAARAAGAAEPTCIVAVGNHGRGVQSPCGRDRQILADYYPGIRVILPTPEGPVSISAGDLLPLGFVPPAT, encoded by the coding sequence ATGCCTACTTCCCTTCCCCCGTCCGCCCTGCCGCTTACCCCTGCGGACCGGGCACTCGTGGACCTGGCCCGGTGCACCATTGACGCTGCCACCGACGCCGGGCCCGACGAAGACGGCATCCACACCATGGGCGCGGCGGTCCGCACGGCCGACGGCGGCATGCACGCGGGTGTGAACCTCTATCACTTCACCGGCGGTCCCTGCGCCGAACTTGTTGCCCTGGGCGCGGCACGGGCGGCCGGAGCCGCCGAGCCCACCTGCATTGTCGCCGTCGGCAACCATGGCCGCGGTGTCCAAAGCCCGTGCGGCCGGGACCGGCAGATCCTTGCCGACTACTACCCCGGGATCCGCGTGATCCTGCCGACGCCGGAGGGCCCGGTCAGCATTTCCGCGGGAGACCTGCTGCCACTGGGATTCGTCCCGCCTGCGACATAA
- a CDS encoding GNAT family N-acetyltransferase, which yields MRAAPLLRAWTQADAPSLHAAFAADPGLEHQLGCRLDDVGQAARYLQTARVSYWLAPSARGHSLASRGVAAAAAWALGDGGHIRLELGHRTNNPASCRVALNAGFRPEGIERSKLRYGKDRFDVETHARLASDPVPGISALPLQSPGPSTS from the coding sequence ATGCGGGCCGCTCCCCTGCTGCGTGCCTGGACGCAGGCCGACGCTCCGTCCCTCCATGCGGCGTTCGCCGCCGATCCTGGGCTCGAGCACCAGCTGGGCTGCCGGCTCGACGACGTCGGACAGGCCGCCCGGTATCTCCAGACCGCCCGGGTCTCCTATTGGCTCGCTCCGTCCGCGCGGGGACATTCCCTGGCCTCCCGCGGCGTCGCGGCCGCAGCAGCCTGGGCCCTCGGCGACGGCGGCCATATCCGCCTCGAGCTGGGACACCGGACCAACAACCCCGCATCCTGCCGGGTGGCGCTGAACGCCGGGTTCCGGCCGGAGGGTATCGAACGGTCGAAACTGCGCTACGGCAAGGACCGCTTCGACGTGGAAACCCATGCGCGGCTTGCCTCCGATCCGGTGCCTGGCATCAGTGCGCTGCCGCTTCAATCCCCCGGCCCCTCCACGTCCTGA